A genomic window from Salvia hispanica cultivar TCC Black 2014 chromosome 5, UniMelb_Shisp_WGS_1.0, whole genome shotgun sequence includes:
- the LOC125190104 gene encoding peptide-N(4)-(N-acetyl-beta-glucosaminyl)asparagine amidase has product MVARKFLVEHGASSFDVDYDTDDGLEVLKFQLFSLTSIPPDHQKILGGDGNTMVSDDSDLGLISDKLRLISIDEDDNSKPVETSIPDIMSSDEEFARRLQAEEEALMMQQFVTSENREQVEQRIRPYIHQVLMYEDPQRQEAARKTVPVDRLEEKAAVALAREGNFKPTKDELDHGFLLQLLFWFKQSFRWVNSPPCDSCNGETMNQGMGSPTNSESHYGASRVELYRCKSCSSVTRFPRYNDPIKLLETRKGRCGEWANCFTLYCRAFGYETRLHNNYSLRLTDHVWTECFSPYLGRWMHLDPCEGIYDNPLLYEKGWGKKLNYVFALARDGVYDVTKRYTKNWHEVLSRRVMTTEPALASIISDITRERRRSFSSEKLIEHHERDKKEVEEMERSLSLQDDMSISLPGRQSGDKEWRVARSEFGSDEHCSLSSSSCPVRKCVDEHVTKIYDAFLPLLRQLVEEASNSSRATDVLDIIRKILISLKNSPFKTRRTKIDAASNSLLSRMLPSLGQLFDALSLKWEPGVEGVSEICIASDPVKTSLALPVVFHALDDLIQNVRACKELKKESLSWPLLKLNRICSGFILASGEELPFGIATSAFDGTRLSKFEEPNGATGCWIIYKVLENRMHELVSYELMSANDAPERDPMDWILEGSEDGGSTWLMLDKQTSEKFDKRFQRKTYEVGSRSFLANAFRFRFLAVRDAKSTSRFQIGSIDLYARTNTVPSME; this is encoded by the exons ATGGTGGCACGCAAATTCTTGGTTGAACACGGCGCCTCCTCATTCGACGTCGATTACGACACTGACGATGGCCTCgaa GTGCTCAAATTCCAGCTTTTCTCTCTCACCTCCATCCCTCCCGATCACCAAAAg ATATTGGGAGGTGATGGCAATACTATGGTGTCTGATGATTCTGATCTTGGGTTGATTTCTGATAAGTTGCGGCTTATCTCGATTGACGAGGATGATAACTCAAAGCCAGTGGAAACATCTATACCCGATATCATGTCATCTGATGAAGAATTTGCTCGACGTTTGCAG GCTGAAGAAGAAGCATTAATGATGCAACAGTTTGTAACAAGTGAAAACCGAGAGCAAGTTGAGCAGAGAATACGCCCATATATTCATCAAGTCTTGATG TATGAAGACCCACAGCGACAAGAGGCTGCACGAAAGACAGTACCTGTGGACAGGCTTGAGGAAAAAGCAGCCGTTGCATTGGCTAGG GAGGGAAATTTCAAACCAACAAAAGATGAACTTGATCATGGATTCCTGTTGCAGTTGCTCTTCTGGTTTAAGCAGTCATTCAG GTGGGTGAATTCACCACCTTGTGACAGTTGCAATGGTGAGACAATGAATCAGGGCATGGGAAGTCCAACTAATTCAGAATCACATTATGGAGCATCTCGAGTAGAACTTTACCG CTGCAAATCTTGCTCAAGTGTAACCCGCTTCCCTAGATACAATGACCCAATTAAG CTTCTGGAAACAAGAAAGGGACGCTGTGGGGAATGGGCTAATTGCTTCACACTATATTGTCGAGCTTTTGGGTATGAAACTCGGTTG CataataattactccctccgtctaacAGATCATGTTTGGACAGAGTGTTTCTCACCTTATTTGGGAAG GTGGATGCATCTGGATCCTTGTGAAGGAATATATGACAATCCATTGCTATATGAGAAGGG GTGGGGAAAGAAGTTGAACTATGTCTTCGCTCTAGCTAGAGATGGAGTTTATGACGTCACTAAACGTTACACAAAAAACTGGCATGAG GTTTTGTCTAGACGAGTCATGACAACCGAGCCTGCTCTAGCCAGTATCATATCTGACATCACAAGAGAAAGGCGTAGGAGCTTTAGTTCTGAGAAGCTCATAGAACATCATGAGCGTGACAAGAAGGAAGTAGAAGAAATGGAGAGGAGCTTGTCATTGCAAGATGACATGTCAATCTCACTTCCTGGGAGACAAAGTGGGGATAAAGAATGGCGCGTAGCAAGATCGGAATTTGGTTCTGATGAACATTGTTCCTTGAGCTCCTCATCTTGTCCAGTTCGCAAATGTGTGGATGAGCACGTGACAAAAATTTATGATGCATTTCTTCCTCTCCTCCGTCAATTAGTAGAGGAAGCATCTAATAGTTCTAGAGCAACAGATGTTCTTGATATTATAAGAAAGATTTTAATCAGTCTGAAAAATTCACCTTTTAAAACCAGGAGAACTAAGATAGATGCTGCATCTAACTCACTGCTCAGCAGGATGCTTCCTTCATTAGGTCAACTGTTCGATGCCCTCTCATTGAAGTGGGAACCGGGGGTTGAAGGGGTTTCTGAAATATGCATAGCTTCAGATCCTGTGAAAACATCCTTGGCACTACCTGTTGTTTTCCATGCACTAGATGATTTGATCCAGAATGTACGTGCTTGTAAAGAGTTGAAAAAAGAATCTCTTTCATGGCCACTTCTGAAGTTAAACAGAATATGTTCTGGTTTCATACTTGCAAGTGGTGAGGAACTTCCTTTTGGAATA GCTACATCTGCATTTGATGGAACACGCTTGTCAAAGTTTGAAGAACCAAATGGTGCTACAG GCTGTTGGATCATTTATAAGGTATTGGAAAATCGGATGCATGAACTGGTTTCTTATGAATTGATGTCAGCAAATGATGCTCCAGAGAGAGATCCAATGGACTG GATCCTTGAAGGAAGTGAAGATGGAGGCTCCACTTGGCTCATGTTGGACAAGCAAACCTCCGAGAAGTTTGATAAAAGATTCCAGCGAAAAACATATGAAGTTGGATCACGGTCATTCTTGGCGAATGCCTTCAG GTTTAGGTTTCTAGCCGTACGAGATGCAAAATCAACTTCTCGGTTTCAAATAGGTAGTATTGATCTCTACGCGAGGACAAACACTGTTCCCAGCATGGAATAG